The Micromonospora sp. Llam0 genome includes a window with the following:
- a CDS encoding SGNH/GDSL hydrolase family protein — translation MPPFGGSFLDTPERQEIWRDVNHWIRTSGAFDGVVDFAAALADPTDPTRLASGYDSGDHLHPNDAGCAAMADAVDLAALLRR, via the coding sequence GTGCCGCCGTTCGGCGGATCTTTCCTGGACACCCCCGAGCGGCAGGAGATCTGGCGCGACGTCAACCACTGGATCCGGACCAGCGGCGCGTTCGACGGAGTGGTCGATTTCGCGGCGGCGCTGGCCGACCCGACCGATCCGACCCGGCTGGCGAGCGGGTACGACAGCGGTGACCACCTGCACCCCAACGACGCCGGCTGCGCCGCGATGGCCGACGCCGTCGACCTCGCCGCGCTGCTGCGGCGCTGA
- a CDS encoding RNA methyltransferase codes for MTAPRPAGRLDRVPPTTGGGADHRQPTFTTRTPRIVAARRLHRRRDRDVTRRFLAEGPQAVREALAVPGLVRELFTTAAGRTRHTDLAVAAASAGIDVSTVDDAALTALAETVNPQGVVAVCDHLDVTLDGALHRRPALAAVLVEIRDPGNAGTVLRTADAAGAGAVVFAGAAVDPYNGKCVRASAGSLFHVDVVRHDDPAHVVDDLRAAGLRVLATTGHGDTDLDELADSGALAAPTAWLFGTEAHGLPAELADRADARVRVPLHGRAESLNLAAAAAVCLYTSARAQRPGRPTR; via the coding sequence ATGACCGCACCACGGCCAGCCGGGCGCCTCGACCGTGTCCCGCCCACCACCGGCGGCGGGGCCGACCACCGGCAGCCGACGTTCACCACCCGTACCCCCAGGATCGTGGCCGCCCGGCGGCTGCACCGGCGCCGCGACCGCGACGTCACGCGGCGCTTCCTCGCCGAAGGCCCGCAGGCCGTCCGGGAGGCGCTCGCCGTGCCCGGCCTGGTCCGCGAACTGTTCACCACCGCCGCCGGGCGTACCCGGCACACCGACCTGGCCGTCGCGGCGGCCAGCGCCGGTATCGACGTCTCCACCGTCGACGACGCCGCGCTCACCGCGCTGGCCGAGACCGTCAACCCGCAGGGCGTCGTCGCCGTCTGCGACCACCTCGACGTCACCCTCGACGGCGCGCTGCACCGCCGGCCCGCGCTGGCCGCCGTGCTGGTCGAGATCCGCGACCCGGGCAACGCCGGCACCGTGCTGCGCACCGCCGACGCCGCCGGTGCCGGCGCAGTCGTCTTCGCCGGTGCCGCCGTCGACCCGTACAACGGCAAGTGCGTCCGGGCCAGCGCCGGCAGCCTGTTCCACGTCGACGTGGTCCGCCACGACGACCCGGCACACGTCGTCGACGACCTGCGCGCCGCCGGCCTGCGGGTGCTCGCCACCACCGGCCACGGCGACACCGACCTCGACGAACTCGCCGACTCCGGGGCGCTGGCCGCGCCGACCGCCTGGCTGTTCGGCACCGAGGCGCACGGACTGCCGGCCGAGCTGGCCGACCGGGCCGACGCCCGGGTCCGGGTGCCGCTGCACGGCCGCGCCGAGAGCCTGAACCTGGCTGCCGCCGCAGCCGTCTGCCTGTACACTTCGGCCAGAGCACAGCGCCCAGGGAGGCCCACGCGATGA
- the rplT gene encoding 50S ribosomal protein L20 codes for MARVKRSVNAQKKRRTLLEDASGYRGQRSRLYRKAKEQVLHSMQYAYRDRRDRKGDFRQLWITRINAAARANGMTYNRLIQGLKLAGVEVDRKVLADLAVNDATAFAALVEVARTAVAAEGTGGAAAQAA; via the coding sequence ATGGCACGCGTCAAGCGGTCCGTCAACGCCCAGAAGAAGCGCCGTACCCTGCTGGAGGACGCCAGCGGCTACCGGGGCCAGCGGTCCCGGCTGTACCGCAAGGCCAAGGAGCAGGTGCTGCACTCGATGCAGTACGCCTACCGGGACCGTCGCGACCGCAAGGGCGACTTCCGGCAGCTGTGGATCACCCGGATCAACGCGGCGGCCCGCGCCAACGGGATGACCTACAACCGCCTCATCCAGGGCCTCAAGCTGGCCGGTGTCGAGGTCGACCGCAAGGTCCTCGCGGACCTGGCGGTCAACGACGCCACCGCGTTCGCCGCCCTGGTGGAGGTGGCCCGCACGGCGGTCGCCGCCGAAGGCACCGGCGGCGCGGCGGCCCAGGCCGCCTGA
- a CDS encoding phenylalanine--tRNA ligase subunit beta, translating to MRIALSWLREHVDLPADLTPQRLEDALVGLGLEVESIVDLAGTVTGALVVGEVREIEELTGFKKPIRFCRVDVGTANGTGEPQEIVCGATNFAPGDKVVVILPGGVLPGGFAIGARKTYGRNSNGMICSARELGVSDDHAGIIVLPPDVTAAPGDDARPVVGLDDVVVDVEITPDRGYAMSVRGIARELAQALGVPWRDPAAVDAPGATDTPAYPVEVRDTVGCDRFAARMVRGIDPTAPTPAWMARRLTTAGVRSISLAVDITNYLMLELGQPMHAFDADRLAGPLVVRRAVAGEKLTTLDGMARVLDAEDMVICDDTGPISLAAVMGGETSEVVPGTRNVLFEAAHWDPVMVGRTARRHKLFSEAAKRWERGVDPALPLVAIDRAVALLTAHAGGEAGAEILDLDHVAPQAPIVLDAGLPARRIGVAYPPQRVVEVLEAIGCTVATASTAGVASATTVATGVATATSAASAPDDGTAPLVVAPPSWRPDLTDPADLVEEVARLDGYDNVPSALPPAPAGRGLTDAQRRRRSVARALAEAGHVEVLCYPFVSPQAADDLGLPADDPRRDAVRLANPLADTDPLLRTSLLPPLLATLRRNIGRGQRDVALYEIGVVFQPRPGVTAPPAMGVDDRPAPEVFAAADAAVPHQPWHVAVVLAGEVEPGGWWGAGRPASWADAVEAGRIVLDAAGIPADRVEVRAGEYAPWHPGRCAELLVDGVVVGHAGELHPAAVAALELPRRTCAMELDLDAVPPAPVVPAPDFASFPPALIDVALVVDEATPAAQVRAALVAGAGELLESVRLFDVYAGEQLGAGCKSLAYKLVFRAPDRTLTVEEAVAARDGAVAEAATRLGATLRGA from the coding sequence ATGCGGATCGCACTTTCCTGGCTGCGCGAACACGTCGACCTGCCGGCCGACCTGACACCGCAGCGGCTCGAAGACGCCCTCGTCGGCCTCGGCCTGGAAGTCGAGTCAATTGTCGACCTGGCCGGCACGGTCACCGGTGCGCTCGTCGTCGGCGAGGTCCGCGAGATCGAGGAACTCACCGGCTTCAAGAAGCCGATCCGGTTCTGCCGGGTCGACGTCGGCACCGCCAACGGCACCGGTGAGCCGCAGGAAATCGTCTGCGGCGCCACCAACTTCGCCCCCGGCGACAAGGTCGTCGTCATCCTGCCCGGCGGGGTGCTGCCCGGCGGGTTCGCCATCGGCGCCCGCAAGACCTACGGGCGCAACTCCAACGGCATGATCTGCTCCGCCCGTGAACTGGGCGTCAGCGACGACCACGCCGGCATCATCGTGCTGCCGCCGGACGTCACCGCCGCGCCCGGCGACGACGCCCGGCCCGTCGTCGGCCTCGACGACGTCGTGGTCGACGTCGAGATCACCCCCGACCGGGGGTACGCCATGTCGGTACGCGGGATCGCCCGGGAACTCGCCCAGGCGCTCGGCGTACCGTGGCGGGACCCGGCGGCGGTCGACGCACCCGGCGCCACCGACACCCCGGCGTACCCGGTCGAGGTCCGCGACACCGTCGGCTGCGACCGGTTCGCTGCCCGGATGGTCCGCGGCATCGACCCGACCGCGCCGACGCCGGCCTGGATGGCCCGCCGGCTGACCACCGCCGGGGTACGCAGCATCAGCCTCGCCGTCGACATCACCAACTACCTGATGCTCGAACTCGGCCAGCCGATGCACGCCTTCGACGCCGACCGGCTCGCCGGGCCGCTGGTGGTCCGCCGCGCCGTCGCGGGGGAGAAGCTGACCACCCTGGACGGAATGGCCCGGGTGCTCGACGCCGAGGACATGGTGATCTGCGACGACACCGGCCCGATCTCGCTCGCCGCGGTGATGGGCGGCGAAACCAGCGAGGTGGTGCCCGGCACCCGGAACGTGCTGTTCGAGGCCGCGCACTGGGATCCGGTGATGGTCGGGCGTACCGCCCGGCGGCACAAGCTGTTCAGCGAGGCCGCCAAGCGGTGGGAACGCGGCGTCGATCCGGCGCTGCCGCTGGTCGCCATCGACCGCGCCGTCGCACTGCTCACCGCACATGCCGGCGGCGAGGCCGGCGCGGAGATCCTCGACCTCGACCACGTCGCCCCGCAGGCCCCGATCGTTCTCGACGCCGGGTTGCCGGCCCGCCGGATCGGAGTGGCGTACCCGCCGCAGCGGGTCGTCGAGGTGCTGGAGGCGATCGGCTGCACCGTCGCCACCGCCTCGACCGCCGGGGTGGCCAGCGCCACCACCGTCGCCACCGGTGTGGCCACCGCCACCTCGGCGGCGTCGGCACCCGACGACGGTACGGCGCCGCTGGTCGTCGCTCCGCCGAGCTGGCGGCCCGACCTGACCGACCCGGCCGACCTGGTCGAGGAGGTGGCCCGGTTGGACGGCTACGACAACGTGCCCAGCGCGTTGCCGCCCGCCCCGGCCGGGCGCGGACTCACCGACGCACAACGGCGTCGCCGGTCGGTGGCGCGGGCGTTGGCCGAGGCCGGGCACGTCGAGGTGCTCTGCTACCCGTTCGTCTCCCCGCAGGCCGCCGACGACCTGGGGCTGCCCGCCGACGACCCGCGCCGCGACGCGGTCCGGCTGGCCAACCCACTGGCCGACACCGACCCGCTGCTGCGGACCAGCCTGCTGCCGCCGCTGCTGGCGACCCTGCGGCGCAACATCGGCCGGGGGCAGCGCGACGTCGCCCTCTACGAGATCGGCGTGGTGTTCCAGCCCCGGCCGGGTGTCACCGCACCACCGGCGATGGGCGTCGACGACCGGCCGGCGCCCGAGGTGTTCGCCGCCGCCGACGCCGCCGTACCGCACCAGCCGTGGCACGTCGCGGTGGTGCTGGCCGGTGAGGTGGAGCCGGGCGGCTGGTGGGGCGCGGGACGCCCGGCCAGCTGGGCGGACGCCGTCGAAGCCGGCCGGATCGTGCTCGACGCGGCCGGCATCCCGGCCGACCGGGTCGAGGTCCGGGCCGGCGAGTACGCACCCTGGCATCCCGGCCGCTGCGCCGAACTGCTGGTCGACGGGGTCGTGGTCGGCCACGCCGGGGAGCTGCACCCGGCGGCGGTCGCCGCGCTGGAACTGCCTCGGCGTACCTGCGCGATGGAGCTGGACCTGGACGCGGTGCCGCCGGCTCCGGTCGTGCCGGCACCGGACTTCGCCAGCTTCCCGCCGGCGTTGATCGACGTCGCGCTGGTCGTCGACGAGGCCACCCCGGCGGCGCAGGTCCGCGCCGCGCTGGTGGCCGGGGCCGGCGAGCTGCTCGAATCGGTCCGGCTCTTCGACGTGTACGCCGGCGAGCAGCTCGGCGCCGGGTGCAAGTCGTTGGCGTACAAGCTGGTGTTCCGCGCCCCGGACCGGACGTTGACCGTGGAGGAGGCGGTGGCGGCCCGCGACGGCGCGGTCGCCGAGGCCGCCACGCGGCTCGGCGCCACCCTGCGCGGCGCCTGA
- the pheS gene encoding phenylalanine--tRNA ligase subunit alpha yields the protein MTYRNDPYDPKQVALLDPAALTGAVADAEKAFAAAADLDALTALRPQHLGDRAPISLARREIGALPPAAKSDAGKRVNEARTAVQAAYDARRGELEAERALRVLAEERVDVTLPYDRRPRGARHPLTTLMERVGDLFVGMGYEVAEGPEAELEWTNFDALNISPDHPARGLMDTFHLDLPGLVLRTHTSPVQARTMLTRTPPIYVVCPGRVYRTDELDATHTPVFHQVEGLVVDRGITMAHLKGTLDHFARAMFGADARTRWRPHYFPFTEPSAEFDVWFPQHRDGPRWVEWGGCGMVNPRVLRACGIDPEVYSGFAFGMGIERTLMFRHGISDMRDMVEGDVRFTRAFGMEV from the coding sequence ATGACCTACCGCAACGACCCATACGATCCGAAGCAGGTCGCGCTGCTCGACCCGGCCGCGCTCACCGGCGCGGTCGCTGACGCCGAGAAGGCGTTCGCCGCCGCCGCCGACCTGGACGCGCTGACCGCGCTGCGACCCCAGCACCTCGGCGACCGCGCCCCGATCTCGCTGGCCCGCCGGGAGATCGGCGCGTTGCCGCCGGCCGCCAAGTCCGACGCCGGCAAGCGGGTCAACGAGGCGCGTACCGCCGTGCAGGCCGCGTACGACGCCCGGCGCGGCGAACTCGAAGCCGAACGGGCGCTTCGCGTGCTCGCCGAGGAACGCGTCGACGTCACCCTGCCGTACGACCGCCGCCCGCGCGGCGCCCGGCACCCGCTGACCACCCTGATGGAACGCGTCGGTGACCTGTTCGTCGGGATGGGCTACGAGGTCGCCGAAGGCCCCGAGGCCGAGCTGGAGTGGACCAACTTCGACGCGCTCAACATCAGCCCCGACCACCCGGCACGTGGCCTGATGGACACCTTCCACCTCGACCTGCCCGGTCTGGTGCTGCGTACCCACACCTCACCGGTGCAGGCCCGCACCATGCTGACCCGCACCCCGCCGATCTACGTGGTCTGCCCGGGGCGGGTATACCGCACCGACGAACTCGACGCCACCCACACCCCGGTGTTCCACCAGGTCGAAGGGCTCGTCGTCGACCGGGGCATCACCATGGCGCATCTCAAGGGCACCCTGGACCACTTCGCCCGGGCGATGTTCGGTGCCGACGCCCGGACCCGCTGGCGGCCGCACTACTTCCCGTTCACCGAGCCGTCCGCCGAGTTCGACGTCTGGTTCCCGCAGCACCGCGACGGGCCACGGTGGGTCGAATGGGGCGGCTGCGGCATGGTCAACCCCCGGGTGCTGCGGGCCTGCGGCATCGATCCGGAGGTCTACTCCGGATTCGCGTTCGGCATGGGCATCGAACGCACCCTGATGTTCCGCCACGGCATCAGTGACATGCGCGACATGGTGGAAGGCGACGTGCGGTTCACCCGCGCGTTCGGGATGGAGGTCTGA
- the rpmI gene encoding 50S ribosomal protein L35, with protein sequence MPKMKSHTGMGKRVKVTGRGKILAEQAGKRHLLEGKPSTRTRRLTGTVEVSPADVKRIKKLLGR encoded by the coding sequence ATGCCAAAGATGAAGAGCCACACCGGTATGGGCAAGCGGGTCAAGGTGACCGGCCGTGGCAAGATCCTGGCCGAGCAGGCAGGTAAGCGCCACCTGCTGGAGGGCAAGCCCTCCACCCGGACCCGCCGGCTCACCGGCACCGTCGAGGTGTCCCCGGCCGACGTCAAGCGCATCAAGAAGCTGCTCGGCCGCTGA
- the infC gene encoding translation initiation factor IF-3 — translation MNEQIRAREVRLVGPEGEQVGIVPLERALQLAADVDLDLVEVAPMARPPVCKLMDFGKFKYESALKAREARRNQQQTVIKEMKLRPKIDPHDYETKKGHVVRFLKAGDKVKVTIMFRGREQSRPELGYRLLRRLESEISDLGYVEAAPKQDGRNMIMVLAPHRATKAAAAAATAARGGGASRDRESGAVEAPPPAATAGPAGNTGE, via the coding sequence GTGAACGAGCAGATCCGGGCACGTGAGGTCCGACTGGTCGGCCCTGAGGGTGAGCAGGTGGGCATCGTCCCGCTGGAGCGCGCCCTGCAGCTGGCCGCGGACGTCGACCTGGACCTGGTTGAGGTTGCGCCGATGGCGCGCCCGCCGGTGTGCAAGCTCATGGACTTCGGCAAGTTCAAGTACGAGAGCGCACTCAAGGCGCGCGAAGCACGGCGTAACCAGCAGCAGACCGTCATCAAGGAAATGAAGCTCCGACCCAAGATCGACCCGCACGACTACGAGACCAAGAAGGGTCATGTGGTGCGGTTCCTCAAGGCCGGAGACAAGGTCAAGGTCACGATCATGTTCCGGGGCCGGGAACAGAGCCGGCCGGAGCTGGGCTACCGGCTGCTGCGCCGGCTCGAATCGGAGATCTCCGACCTGGGGTACGTCGAGGCCGCGCCGAAGCAGGACGGCCGAAACATGATCATGGTGTTGGCCCCGCACCGGGCCACCAAGGCCGCTGCGGCCGCCGCGACGGCGGCCCGGGGCGGCGGAGCCTCCCGGGACCGGGAATCCGGTGCCGTCGAGGCACCACCACCGGCCGCCACGGCCGGACCCGCCGGGAACACCGGCGAGTGA
- a CDS encoding SGNH/GDSL hydrolase family protein, protein MPSTTGTPTSHQRHRSPSIIPTGSAAPDRNPATWVAAWAPSPVEGSTIPWSDCPAGDGLADQTVRNVAFVSARGTAVRVRVTNTFGTRALRIGRASVAVQRDGATAVPGSMRELTFGGQREVTVAAGGRALSDPVPLRVAALSTLLVSVYVPEPTGPVTNHPFTAQGNHLAAGDRATAPTADGYADTPCWMLVDGIDVQAGPRVVGSVVALGDSITDTASTTGNANQRWPDHLARRLHDRPGPTLSVVNAGLGGNRLLAPRDGEPYWGCRRWPDWNATSTPRAGSGR, encoded by the coding sequence ATGCCGTCGACGACGGGTACCCCGACCAGCCACCAAAGACATCGATCCCCCTCTATCATCCCCACTGGGTCCGCTGCCCCTGACCGAAACCCGGCCACCTGGGTCGCCGCCTGGGCACCCAGCCCGGTCGAGGGCAGCACCATCCCTTGGTCGGACTGCCCGGCCGGGGACGGCCTGGCCGACCAGACCGTCCGCAACGTCGCCTTCGTCAGCGCCCGCGGCACGGCGGTGCGGGTACGGGTCACCAACACGTTCGGCACCCGGGCACTGCGGATCGGCCGGGCGTCGGTCGCCGTCCAGCGCGACGGTGCGACCGCCGTCCCCGGCTCGATGCGGGAGCTGACCTTCGGCGGGCAGCGGGAGGTCACCGTCGCCGCCGGCGGGCGGGCACTCAGTGACCCGGTGCCGTTGCGGGTCGCCGCACTCAGCACCCTGCTGGTCAGCGTGTACGTACCGGAGCCGACCGGGCCGGTGACCAACCATCCGTTCACCGCCCAGGGCAACCACCTCGCGGCCGGGGACCGGGCGACCGCACCAACCGCCGACGGATACGCCGACACGCCGTGCTGGATGCTGGTCGACGGCATCGACGTACAGGCAGGCCCCAGAGTCGTCGGCAGCGTCGTCGCGCTGGGCGACTCGATCACCGACACCGCCAGCACCACCGGCAACGCCAACCAGCGCTGGCCGGACCATCTCGCCCGCCGGCTGCACGACCGCCCCGGACCCACCCTGTCCGTGGTGAACGCCGGGCTCGGTGGCAACCGGCTGCTCGCCCCACGCGACGGCGAACCGTACTGGGGGTGCCGGCGCTGGCCCGACTGGAACGCGACGTCTACGCCCAGAGCGGGGTCCGGGCGGTGA